The following are encoded together in the Heliangelus exortis chromosome 15, bHelExo1.hap1, whole genome shotgun sequence genome:
- the THOC3 gene encoding THO complex subunit 3 has product MALSPYVQAMQELFRANTRSREFPAHGAKVHSVAWSCCGRRLASGSFDKTASVFLLEKDRLVKENNYRGHGDSVDQLCWHPSNPDLFVTASGDKTIRIWDVRTTKCIATVNTKGENINICWSPDGQTIAVGNKDDVVTFIDAKTHRSKAEEQFKFEVNEISWNNDNNMFFLTNGNGCINILSYPELKPIQSINAHPSNCICIKFDPMGKYFATGSADALVSLWDVDELVCVRCFSRLDWPVRTLSFSHDGKMLASASEDHFIDIAEVETGEKLWEVQCESPTFTVAWHPKRPLLAFACDDKDGKYDSSREAGTVKLFGLPNDS; this is encoded by the exons ATGGCGCTGTCGCCTTACGTGCAGGCCATGCAGGAGCTGTTCCGCGCCAACACGCGGAGCCGCGAGTTCCCGGCGCACGGCGCAAAGGTGCACTCGgtggcctggagctgctgcgGCCGCCGCCTCGCCTCCGGATCCTTCGACAAGACCGCCAGCGTCTTCCTGCTCGAGAAGGACCGGCTG GTAAAGGAGAACAACTACCGGGGCCATGGGGACAGTGTGGATCAGCTCTGCTGGCATCCCAGCAACCCAGACCTCTTCGTCACAGCATCTGGGGACAAAACCATCCGCATCTGGGACGTCCGCACCACCAAGTGCATTGCCACTGTCAATACCAAGG GGGAGAATATCAACATCTGTTGGAGCCCTGATGGACAGACCATTGCAGTGGGGAACAAGGATGATGTGGTCACTTTCATTGATGCCAAGACACATCGCTCCAAAGCTGAGGAACAGTTCAAGTTTGAGGTGAACGAGATCTCCTGGAACAATGATAACAACATGTTCTTTCTCACTAATGGAAATGGCTGCATCAACATCCTCAG CTACCCAGAGCTGAAACCCATTCAGTCCATCAATGCTCATCCTTCAAACTGCATCTGCATCAAGTTTGATCCCATGGGGAAGTACTTTGCTACGGGCAGTGCTGATGCATTAGTCAGCCTCTGGGATGTGGATGAACTGGTGTGTGTGAGGTGCTTCTCAAG GCTTGATTGGCCTGTGAGAACGCTGAGCTTTAGCCACGATGGGAAGATGCTGGCATCAGCATCAGAAGATCACTTCATTGACATTGCAGAGGTGGAGACAG GAGAGAAGCTCTGGGAGGTGCAGTGTGAGTCCCCCACCTTCACAGTAGCCTGGCACCCGAAGAGGCCTCTGCTGGCCTTCGCCTGTGACGACAAAGATGGCAAATATGACAGCAGCCGGGAGGCAGGCACCGTCAAGCTCTTTGGGCTTCCCAATGACTCCTAA
- the CPLX2 gene encoding complexin-2, with protein MDFVMKQALGGATKDMGKMLGGEEEKDPDAQKKEEERQEALRQQEEERKAKHARMEAEREKVRQQIRDKYGLKKKEEKEAEEKAALEQPCEGSLTRPKKAIPAGCGDEEEEEEESILDTVLKYLPGPLQDMFKK; from the exons ATGGACTTCGTCATGAAGCAAGCGCTGGGCG GGGCCACCAAGGACATGGGGAAGAtgctggggggtgaggaggagaaggaccCCGATGCgcagaagaaggaggaggagaggcaggaggccCTGcgccagcaggaggaggagcggAAAGCCAAGCACGCCCGCATGGAAGCTGAGCGGGAGAAAGTCCGGCAGCAGATCCGCGATAAG TACGGGctgaagaagaaggaggagaaagaggcagaggagaaaGCCGCGCTGGAGCAGCCGTGTGAAGGCAGCCTGACACGCCCCAAGAAGGCGATCCCGGCAGGCTGCGGGgacgaggaagaggaggaggaggagagcatcCTGGACACGGTCCTCAAGTACCTGCCCGGCCCGCTGCAGGATATGTTCAAGAAGTaa